The region CCTGTAAGAACCGAACCTGTAAGACTCAACAAACAACCAGTTGATGAAAGCATATACCAAACCAAACCTGCTGTTGAAGAGATACCTCAAGCTCCTGAACCTGTTGAACCAGTTCAGGAAATCAAACAAATTCGTGACGATTCTCCATATAACATAAAGGACAATATCCAATATGAAGGAAGTCTTGAAACATCCTACATGCAAGAAAATGAACCTATTCAACCTCAAAGGGTAGAACAAGCACCTATTGCTCCGGAACCACAAGTTGCACCACAAGCTCCTGTTGCTCCGGAACCACAAGTTGCACCACAACCTCAACAAGCACAGGAATACATTTATCCTGACCATTCATATGAACCACAGCCAACCAGTGCCAGAATGGAATTAGAGGACAAATATGAAAGATATTTAGATGATTTATATTTCGATGAAAATGAAGTTCCTTTAGGAGAACAACTCGCTAAAGATGAAGAACAATTCGGATCTTTAACAAGAAAAGAATATCCTCCTAGGGAAAGACCTCTCAAAGAACAACCACCTAGAAATGAAACACCAGAAGAAATGGAAGCAAGAATCAGGGCGGAAATTTTAGCTGAATCAAAAGGTGGCAAAGAAGTCAAGGATAAGAATATCCACAACTTGAACTATCAGGAAGAAAAAGAACCAATGAATGTTGTTGACATTCTCTTAACAATTGTATTAATTATTGTAATCTTGATTGTAATATACTATTTAATTTATGTATTCACATTAAATGCTACATACCCAACATTCATGGATGCAGTATATGCACTTTCAAACCCACAAAATGTTATAAATAGTATGTTAAATCCGCCTGCTCAAGTATGAAATCTTTTCATGCTTGACTTTTTCTTTTAATTTTTCTAAACTGTTTTTATTTTTATAACCCAATATCCGAATATTTGACGGATACTTTTCTATATATTGTGAAATTACTTCTTTTGGAATTGGATTTTCGAGTATGCTCATTATTCTTTGTTTAAAGTGAGAAGAAAATCCCTGCAATATTGACTTTTCAAGTTTTTCCAAATCATCATAAGGCCTGTTATCAACAATATTTCGGGCAAGCCTTTCATTGAACATGTTTAATTCTGCCAATTCCTCAAAGGTAAAATTATTTGCGGTGTTTAAAATAGCTTCCTCATCACGAATGCCAAAAATAATTCCGTCCCTTTTTATTTCACGTTTCAGAACTTCAATGGTCTTTTGAGGCATCATGTCCATAACATCATCAAAATTATCCTTCTGGATACTTTCACGTATCAGGGTGCCGCTCACTCCTTCAATCCTTTGGACAAATATGAATTTTTCCTTATAGTCAAAGCCGATTTTACTTAAAGAGTTTGAAAATGAAGTGATAACGTAATTGTCTTCCTCAAGCTTTCCTTTCATAATGGTTTCATGGCTGGTCTTATCAACAATCTTATATGGTTTTGAAGCAATGTGATGGCCCATATTTATTCTTTTCAATATCTCATCCATTCCATCAACCGGTTTGTATCCCCTAGGAATATAATCGGTGTTCAATGCCTGAAACATCTTACATAGGCATAATGAGTATTGGCCGGATCCCATAATCCCCATCGGAGGACCTTCAACAACAATGTCTGCACCAACTGAAATTGCAATTTCTGCCCTGATTTCCCTTGGCAATATATATGGTATACCTCTGCCACTTCTCTCAAATAACCCTGGCACAATTGCTACAAATAACGATTCATCAAACATACCTTTTGCAGTTTTCATGCAATGAAAATGACCGTTGTGTAAAGGATTATACTCAGTGAAATCAGACACCAAAATGCAATCTGAAGATGTGTCTGAAATTTCGCTTTCCATATGAAAATCATTATAGAATAATTCTTTATCCCTTTTAAGAATATCTGAAACTTGAGCCATAATAAAAAATTTATTTTTTAAATTAAAAAAAGTTATCTTTTAAGAATATGAATAACAAATATGAAAATAAGGTGATAATCATGGATTTGGTTTTGAAAAATTGCAGACTAGTAAACGAGACCGGCCACTATTACATAAAGGTCGAAGACGGAAAAATTTCAGACATTTCAAAAAGCACAATAAAAGCGGACGATACAATTGATATGAAAGACAATTTTGTTCTGCCAGGTTTTATCGATCCCCACATTCATTTCAGAGACCCTGGATTAACCCAAAAGGAAGATTTTAAAACAGGAAGCGAGGCCGC is a window of uncultured Methanobrevibacter sp. DNA encoding:
- a CDS encoding ATPase, with the translated sequence MECYYHPDRDGTDTCAICGKSICKECGLEIAGKIYCKECLEKIVGLGIDNSSNKPAQQEVVQEPVRTEPVRLNKQPVDESIYQTKPAVEEIPQAPEPVEPVQEIKQIRDDSPYNIKDNIQYEGSLETSYMQENEPIQPQRVEQAPIAPEPQVAPQAPVAPEPQVAPQPQQAQEYIYPDHSYEPQPTSARMELEDKYERYLDDLYFDENEVPLGEQLAKDEEQFGSLTRKEYPPRERPLKEQPPRNETPEEMEARIRAEILAESKGGKEVKDKNIHNLNYQEEKEPMNVVDILLTIVLIIVILIVIYYLIYVFTLNATYPTFMDAVYALSNPQNVINSMLNPPAQV
- a CDS encoding nucleotidyltransferase family protein, with protein sequence MAQVSDILKRDKELFYNDFHMESEISDTSSDCILVSDFTEYNPLHNGHFHCMKTAKGMFDESLFVAIVPGLFERSGRGIPYILPREIRAEIAISVGADIVVEGPPMGIMGSGQYSLCLCKMFQALNTDYIPRGYKPVDGMDEILKRINMGHHIASKPYKIVDKTSHETIMKGKLEEDNYVITSFSNSLSKIGFDYKEKFIFVQRIEGVSGTLIRESIQKDNFDDVMDMMPQKTIEVLKREIKRDGIIFGIRDEEAILNTANNFTFEELAELNMFNERLARNIVDNRPYDDLEKLEKSILQGFSSHFKQRIMSILENPIPKEVISQYIEKYPSNIRILGYKNKNSLEKLKEKVKHEKISYLSRRI